A segment of the Bradyrhizobium sp. CCBAU 53340 genome:
AAGCTGATGGATTTCACCGCCAGCATCGAGGCGACCGACGCCAAGACCATCACGCTGAAGCTGAAGGAGCCTTACGGTCTCGTTCTCGAGTCGATCGGCAAGCCGTCCTCGCGCGTGGCCTTCATGATGCCGAAGCGCCTGGCCGAGACGCCGCCGGACAAGCAGATTCCCGAGCAGATCGGCTCCGGCCCGTTCAAGTTCGTGCAGGGCGAATTCCAGCCCGGCGTGAAGGCGGTCTACGAGAAGAATCCCGACTACGTGCCGCGCAAGGAGCCGCCGAGCTGGACGGCCGGCGGCAAGGTGGTGAAGGTCGATCGCGTCGAATGGATCACCATGCCGGACGCGCAGACTGCGGTGAATGCGCTGCAATCGGGCGACATCGACTTCATGGAAGTTCCGCCGTGGGACATCCTGCCGATGCTCGAGAGCAATTCAGATATCAAAGTCGAGACGCTGAACAAGTTCGGCTATCAGACCGTCGGGCGCATGAACTTCCTCTATCCGCCCTTCGACAATCCGAAGATCCGCCGCGCCGCGCTTCTGGCGATGAACCAGAAGGACGTGCTCGACGCGCTCGTCGGCAATCCCAAATACTACAAGATCTGCGGCGCCTTCTTCATCTGCGACACGCCGTTTGCGACCGACGTCGGCTCCGAATCGCTGGTCAAGGGCAACGGCATGGCGGAAGCCAAGAAGCTGCTCGCCGAGGCCGGCTATGACGGCACGCCCGTCGTCGTCATGGTGCCCGGCGATGTCGTGACGCTGAAGGCACAGCCGACGGTCGCGGTGCAGCTGCTCCGCGAAGCCGGCTTCAAGGTCGATGCGCAAGCGACCGACTGGCAGACGGTGGTAAGCCGCAGAGCCAGCCAGAAGCCTCCGAAGGAGGGCGGCTGGAATATGTTCTTCACCAACTGGGTCAGCGCCGACGTGTCCAACCCGATCACCAATCTCTCGATCGGCGGCCAGGGCAAGAAGGGCGGCTGGTTCGGCTGGGCGGAAGATCTCAAGATCGAGCAGCTCAAGGACCAATTCGTCCGCGCCGCTTCGCTCGACGACCAAAAGAAGATCGCGACCGAGATCCAGAAGGAAGCCTATGACCAGGTGATCTACATCCCGCTTGGCCAGTACCTGGCGCCGAGCGCGTGGCGGAAGTCGCTCTCCGGCGTGCTCGACGGCCCGGCGACGCCGATCTTCTGGAACATCGACAAGTCGGAGTAAGACGGCCGAGCTCGGGCAGGGCGTATCCTGCCTCTTCGCCACGCGGCGCCGCTGTCATCAGCGGCGTCGTTGTCTTTCGCCGTTCTTCCTTCGGCGAGAGCCAAAGCCATCGCTTTTGAGACCCGTTTCCTTGCGCATCCTTCGAGACACCCGCCTCTGGAGGGCCGTCAGGATGAGGGCTGAGTGTGTGTTGGCCGTTGCTGCTTAGCCTCATCCTGAGGAGACCGCGGAGCGGTCGTCTCGAAGGACGAGGCGTGCGCGCAGGTCGCTCAAAAGGCTCCTATGCGATCGCCTTTCGCTGAGCGGGGGCGGCTTTTAACTCTTCCAGTTTCCAATTGTTGCTATTTGTTTCCGATCTGGAATAGATGGTTTGCCTTCCGGCATTACTTTTCTCTGTTCGATTTGAATCTTGTGCCGATCGATTTTGCATTCCAGGCGATGGCCGAACGGTCGGATCGCACGCCTTCGCGCTGGCGGCGGCCGTTGCTGCGCTGGCTCGACGGCGTCGAGGCGGGCTGGGCCGTTCCGCTTCTCATTGCGTGCTTCGTTGCGGTCTGGACGCTCTATCTCGTCATCGCCTATGCCGGCGGCGGCCTGCACCCAGACACGCTCGAGGCCTGGACGCTGGGGCGGAATTTCGCGTGGGGCTATCACAAGCATCCGCCGCTGATGGGGTGGATCGCCGCCAGCTGGACCTCCGTCTTTCCGCTCAACGACTGGTCACTGCAAGCGATGGCGATGGTGAACGCGGGGCTTGCGCTGTTCTTCGTCGACCTAGTGACGCGGCAGTTCGTGACCGGGCACAAGCGCGTCCTGGTGCTGCTGCTCCTGATGCTGACGCCGGCCTATCAGTTTCACGCCCAGCGCTTCAACGCCAACTCGGTGCTGCTCGCGACCTGGCCGCTCGCCACATGGTGTTTTCTGCGCGCGTTCGAGACCCGGTCCGTCCTTTGGGCGATTGCGGTCGGATGCACCACGGCGCTTGCCATGGTCGGAAAATATTACTCGGTCTTCCTGGTCGCGAGCTTCGCCTTTGCGGCGCTGGCGCATCCGGCACGGCGCGCCTATTTCACCTCGGCTTCGCCGTGGATCTCGGTCGTGACAGGGCTCGCGGTGCTGTCGCCGCACATGAGCTGGCTCGCGACCACGGGCGCGTCGACCTTCACCTATGCGCTGGCCCATGCCAACGGCAATACTTTCAGCTCGCTCGGCGAGGTGAAGAATTTTCTGCTGGGACTGGTGGCGGCCATCAGCGTCGCTGCCCTGATCTGGGTGCTCATTGCAGGCCGGCGCCTCAAGCAGTTTCCCGCCGACTTTGTCGCGATGAGCCTGGGCCTTCGGCTTCTCTTCTATGTGGCCATCGGCACGATTGCACTGCCGGTGCTGACCTCGCTCGCGATGGGCACGGACTTGCCATCGCTATGGGCCTTGCAGGGCTTGTTCCTGTTCGTCGTGCTGGTCGTCTGTGGCACCAGCTATTCGATCGAACGCTTCTACACCGTCAATGCCGCGGTCGTCGTTGCCGGGGTTGCGCTTGTCGCCGTTCTGATCGTCGCCCCGATCCACGCGGTCTATCGCAATAGCCACGGCTATGAAGAGGGACGGAATTTCTACGTGCAGGCCGCAGGCGAGCTCACCCGGCAGTGGCGTGAATTGACCGGCGAGCCGCTCGGTGCCGTCAGTGGCGATGATTCACTCGCATTCGCCACCGCCTTCTACAGCCCGGATCATCCGGATTATGCGCGGCCATTCGAGCACCAATACAATTGGGGACTGCCGCGCAGGACGACGCTCGATCGCGGCTGGGCCGCGCTCTGTTTCGATGGGCAAGACTCTTGCGGCCGCTGGATGGAATTCGTGTCCTCAAGGGCCGGCAATTATGTCAGGCGGGAATTCACCGTGCAGGCATCGCTGTGGGGCCGGCAAGGCCTCACACGGAACGTCGTCGTGTTGATGGTACCGCCGCGCGCAAATGGTGGCACGTCACCCGAAAGCGCGGCGGACGATTTCAGTGCGAGCAAGCGCAGCCCGCAGTAGGGCGCGCATTTCAGCAATGACTGTCGCGAACCTGCTCGAGCCCATCACGCGCAAAGGGCGGATTGAAGTCGGCATGCTCGGCTGACGACGTCGACCTTTCAGTTGGCTGACCGTCCTGCTCGTGAGCTTCGTCGCGCTGCTGTGGTTCCATCAAGACCTCTCGAATTGCTGCAGGACAACATCGCGGGGCCTTTGAAGTTCCTCAGACGATCGGACGATGATGCGGTTTGAACAGCCGTCCTTTCTCCACCACCAGCACGATTGCAAGCGCCGCAAGCGTCGACAGGAAGAAACCGACCGAGAACGGCAGCAGCGTGCCGTCGAAACTCTGGCCGATCGCAGTGCCGACCACGATGCCGATCAGTGTCGTGATCGAGCCGTAGAGCGAGGAGGCGGTGCCGGCGATGTGGCCCTGCGGCTCCATCGCGAGCGCGGTGAAATTGGCGACCATCATGCCGAACGAGAACATCATCAGCGCGGACAGCAGCATGAACAAGGACAGCGGCAGCACGCCGAGGATCTCTGTCAGAAGCATCACGCCCGCCACCGCGGCATAGAGCGAGAGCGCGCCGTGCGAGATCACGCGCATGCCGAGCCGCCCGACCAGCCTGGAATTGAGAAACCCTGCAACGGCGGTGCCGGCCGCAATCGCGGCAAAGGCGAGCGGGAAGTAATGGCCGAGATGATAGATGCCGGTGAAGACCTGCTGCGCGGAGAACACGAAAGCGAAGAGCGCGCCCATGACGCTGCCCGCGGCCGTCGCATAGCCGATGGTCTGGCGGTTGGTGACAGTCTGGCGGAACGCCGCGAGCACGTCGGCGGGCGCGAGCGATCTGCGCTCCGTCTCAGGCAGTGTTTCGGGAAGCCGCCACACGCTCCATGCCAGCGCGATGATGCCGTAGAGCATCAGCACGACGAAGATGCCGCGCCAATGCGTGACCAGCAGCACCGCCTGTCCGAACGAGGGCGCGATCACGGGCACCGCGATGAAGATCATCATCGCAAGCGACATCACGCTGGCCATGCGGCGGCCCGCATAACAATCGCGCACGATCGAGGTTGCGATCACGCGCGTCGCCGAGGTGCCGAGCCCTTGCAGCGCGCGGGCGAGCAGCAGCGTCTCGAACGAGGGCGCTGCGACCGCAAGCACGCTTGCCACCGCATAAACCGCCATGCCGCCGAGCAGCACCGGCCGACGTCCGAACCGGTCGGACAACGGGCCCATGATGAACTGGCCGGCGCCGAAGCCGATCAGGAAGGTCGACAGCACGAGCTGGAGATGGTTGGCGACCGGGATGTCGAAGGCCGCCCCGATATTGGGAAGCGCCGGCAGCATCATGTCCATCGCGAGCGGATTCAGCGCCATGATGGACGCGATCACGATGACGAATTCCGGAAAACCCATCGGACGGTGTCCCGAGGACACCCAACTGTCGGCATTGACGTCGGACAAGAAGCCACCTCTGATTTCAGAGGTGATATCTAGCGTCCATGCTGCGACGCACAACCCACGATTTGGGATGGGAGGTAGGCGGGACGGGGAACGGACAACAATTGGTGAAGAGCCCGCGCAGGCAGCCGCTGGCGTCAGCTCGCGTGGCGGGCCTGCTTGACCAGATCCAGCGCCAACCGTCCCGCCGTCTCGACATAGTCGAGATCGCGATGGATCAGCATCACGGTCGTGGCGCCGTCGAGCAGGATCATGATCTGTCGCGCGAGTGCCGCTGCACCGGCAATGCCATGACCGTGCAATTCCGCCGCCAACCAGGCTTCAAAGCGTTTCTTGTGAACCGCGCCGGCCTTCACGGCCGGATGTGCCGGCGTGTTTGCGAGCTCGGCGATCGTGCGCAGGAATCCGCAGCCGCGCCATCGCGGCGTAGCCACGGAGCGTCCGAGCTTGGTGAAGAGGCCACGGACCTTGTCGGCCACCGTGCCCTCGGTTTCGGCGAACCAGCGCATGTAGAGCTCCAGCGTCGGCTGGTCCCTGGCGGCAATGGTCTCGGCGACCAGCTCGTCCTTGCTGGTGAAGTGATAATAGAGCGTCTTCTTGGTGACCCCGGCCTTTTCGGCGACGGCGTCCATGCTGACTGCCCGGATGCCCTCGCCATAGAACAGGCGCGTCGCCGCAACGACGATCTGCTCGCGTGTGGTGTCACCACTTCTGGACATGAGCCAATGTATACTGCCTAGTGAGTATACACGGCAAGGTCGATATGGCTGACTTCCGCCCCTGTTGACCTGCAAGGAGCCGGCACTTGTCTGACCTGATACTCTCGGAAACGCGGGGCGCCGTCGCGCTGCTGACGTTCAATCGCCCGAACAAGCTCAATGCGCTGAGCTACGCGCTCATCGACCAGCTGATGGCGATGCTCGACCGCATCGAGGACGATGCGAGCGTGCGCGCCGTTGTCCTGACCGGCGCGGGAGAACGCGCCTTCTCGGCTGGCGCCGACATCGCCGAGTTCTCCGAGAGCGTCAGGTGCGGCCCCGATGAAGCGGTGAAGGCCTTCGTGCGGCGCGGGCAGGCGATGACGGCGCGGATGGAGGCATTCCCGAAACCCATTATTGCCGCGGTCAACGGCATCGCCTTCGGCGGCGGCTGCGAGATCACCGAAGCGGTGCATCTGGCCGTGGCGAGCGAGCGGGCCAGCTTTGCAAAGCCCGAGATCGCGATCGGCATCACGCCGACCTTCGGCGGCACGCAACGCCTGCCGCGGCTCGCAGGGCGGAAGCGGGCGCTGGACTACCTGCTGACGGGAGATTCCTTTTCACCGCAGCGGGCGTACGAGATGGGATTGGTCAACCGCGTCGTGCCGCATGAGCAGCTTCTGGAGACGGCCTTCGCGCTGGCCCATCGCATCGCGCGACATTCGCGCCTGGCGGTGGCCCGGGTCATCACCGCCGCAACGCGCGGCCTCAACGTCTCGATTTCGGAGGGCCTCGCCATCGAGCGGGAACAGTTTGCGCGCATGGCGGCGACGCAGGATACGCGCGAGGCACTCGATGCCTGGCTCGCCGCCCGCGCGTCGCGGTAAGCGCTTGCCACAGCCGGGACGGCAACCTCACTGTCCTCGGGACGGAAACCGAAGATTCACCATAACGACGGGGACGCCCCATCGGGGAGATGAATCCGCAACGCATCCTGTCCAGTGTGGCCTGACCGGACGCCGGTCAGGCGCCCGGGGAACTCGAGCCACAGGCGGGATTGGATTTGTCTGAGATCACCGGGACAGCACGATGGCCGGGCTCGCCGGTCAGCGCGGCCGGCAGGCGCAACGTCTGGCTCGGCGGCCTGATCGTGCTGGTGGTGCTGCTGGTGCTCGGCAATCTCGTCAGCGACCTCAGGCTCGATGTGAACTTCGGCTGGGACGTGCGGGTCAATTGCGCGGCGGTGGATGCGCATGCCAGTGGGCTCGATCCCTACTTCGTGAAAAATCTGAAGGACACGAAGCTCTCTTATCCCTATCTGCCGGTGACGCTCGACGCCTTCCGTCCGCTGTGCGCGGGAGGCTTTCTCGTCGGCCATTATCGCGGCGTGTTCTTCGCGCTCGCCATGCTCTGCGGCCTGCTGCTGCCGGGGCTCGGCCGCGGGCGCGGCGGCCGACGCGATATTGCGCTCAGGCTGTCCTGGGCGCTCGGCGCCTTCGTCGGCTTCGAATGGGTCCTGGCCTCGGGCAATTTTACCATCATGAGCGGCACGCTGAGCGCGGCTGCGCTGGCGCTGCTGCTTCGTTTCCCTTCGCCTGACGCGGACGATGGCCGGAGCTTCGGCCTTCGCGTGGTCGGCGCTGCGCTGCTCGGCCTCGTCGCCTCGTTCAAGCTGGTCTACAGCCCGGTGCTCGCCGCGCTCTATTTCCTGCCGTTGCCGCGCCGTCAAAAGATCGGCTTGATCGCGGCTGCCGCCGCAGGTCTGGCGCTGCCGGTTCTGCTCTCGATCGCGCTCTATCCCGATCTGTTCTCGAGCTGGCTGCTCGCCATCAAGGGGCAAATTCCCGGCCAGCATTCGATCTATGTGATGGACACCACGCCGTCGCTGCTGCTGCTCACGCAGGGCGCGCTGGACCATGCGGGGCTCGGCGGCAGCAAGGTGCTCGTGTTCGCGCTCTACGCGCTTGCGGCTGTCGCGCTGGTGCTTGCGCCGTTTGCCCTCACCGTGCTGCGCATGACCGGCGGACAAGTCCGTATCGGAGGCGCTTTGCCGGCGCGGCTCGATCGCTGGCTGATCGATCATCGGCGCGAGGCCCTGCGCATCACCGTACTGGCGATGTATGGGCTCTATCTCTGTTCGCCGCGCCTGAAGGAATATGCCTTCTTCGAGCTCGCGCTCTACGGCGCCATTCTCATCGTCGATCTTCCGGCCGCTGCCCTTGCAGCCGTCCTGACCGTCGGCATCGCGGTCCCGACGCTGGCCTCCTATCTCGGGATGTCGATCGAAGGCAGCTCCGTCCAGATGGCGGTCGCGCTTGCCTGCTTCTGGATCATGCTGCGGGCGTGGTGGGTGCCGTCAGCTCAAGTGGTGCGGGCAGCCGGGGTCGAACCGGCACAGCGCTTGCGCACCGAGGGATTTTAAGTCCCTTGCGTCTACCAATTCCGCCATGCCCGCTTGATCCAACGAGATCAAACACTTAAGTCCCGTCCAGCGGTCTGGAATTGGCGCTCATGGGCCGGACAGGGGGTTCTTCCTTAAGCGAGCCGGCGGCACAAGGCAAAGCCTCAATCCGGACATCTGGCCCTGCTTTAGGCATTCTCAATTCACGAAGGACTATTTTTCTGCCCATGCCAGCTTCGCTTTCCCTTTCCCTGCGGCCGTGGTGCGCGGTTGCCACGCTGCTCACGGCCGGCTTCGCGCTGTCCGGCTGTGCTGGCATGAGCGAGACGATCGCTCCGGCCTTTGCCGATCCTGCCAAATACGAATTGTACGACTGCAAGCAGCTTGAGGCGGAACGCAAGAGCCTCGCCGCCCGCACCGCTCAACTGCAGCAGCTGATGGACAAGGCGGAGACCGGAGCTGGCGGCGCGGTCGTGTCCGAGCTCGCCTATCGCAATGATTACGTCGCGGTCCGCGGCTCGGCGCAACTGGCCGAAGACGCCTGGCGCAGCAACAGGTGCCATGAAACGCCGCCCGATGCGACGCCGGCGGCCACCACGCCGCAACGGCCGGTCATCAAGCCGGCGCCGAAGCGCTGAGGGCTGCGGCGTCTCCCATTTTGAGCATGGTCTCCGCGCAAACGCGTTCCGCGTTTGTCGCGAGGGACAACCGTTCCACACTTTTCCGCACCATGCTCAGGGACGCCAGCCGTAGATCCAGTCCTGCCGTGCCAGCATGCGATCCGGCCCGAGCGCACGGATCGCAAGATCGCGCGCGATCGCGAACGCGCCGCCGAGATGATAGATGCGGCCCTGCTGCCGCGCCGTGCCTTGCACCTTCCTGACACGGACCTGACGCATCAGGCCATATTGCTTCAGCGCCGCCGCGATGCTGGCTGTGTCCTCCGCGGCCTCGAGGCTCAGATGCCGGGCCAGCACGGCGGCATCCTCGATCGCCATGCCGGCGCCTTGCGCGGCGAACGGCAGCATCGCGTGCACGGCATCGCCGAGCAGCGCAACCGGGCCCTTGCTCCACGGGCAGCCATCGGGCACGCCGAACAGCGCCCATTTGCGCCAGCTGTCGACGGTTGCCAGCATCATCCGTGCGATCGGCGGCCAGCGCGGCGCGGCGAAGGCTTCCATCACCTCCAGGGGATCGCCTGGCGTGCTCCAGCCCGGCCTGTTCCAGGTGCCCGGCAGCACCGCCACGACATTGAGCTGCCGGCCGCCTGCGATCGGGTAGGCGACCAGATGGGCGTTCGGGCCCATCCAGAGCTGCACCCGCCGCGCCGTAAGATCCTTCGGCAATTGCGTGGCATCGAGCGTGCCGCGCCAGGCAATCAGGCCCGAGAAGCGCGGTTGCACGTCCGGGAACAGATGCTGGCGGACTGTCGACCAGATACCATCGGCGCCGATCAGCGCGCTGGCGAGATCGCTGCGGCGGATCGTGCCGCTGCGATGGACGACCGTCAGTCCCCTGGCGTGGGGCGCGACATCCTCGAAGGTCGCGCCCAGTTTCAAATCGATGTCGGGATGGTCGGCGACCGCGCCTGACAGTGCGGTTTGCAGATCGGCGCGATGCACCACCCAATAGGGGGCGCCGGCGCGTGCGGAGGCCGCTTCGCCGAGCGGCATGCGCACGAGCTCGCCGCCTGCGCGCGCGCTCATGATCGAGACCGCTTCCGGAACGACGGCGCGCAGCTTCAGCCGCTCGGCGAGACCAAGATCGACAAGCACGCGGCTGGCATTGGGAGAGAGCTGCAGGCCGGCGCCGACTTCCTCGAGCCGCTCGGCCTTTTCCAGCACGACGATGCGGAAACCGCGCTGTGCGAGCGCAAGCGCAGCCGTCAGTCCTCCGATTCCGGCACCGGCAATGACGATCGTTCGCGGGAGGGCCACCCCTGACCGAAGGGAACGGTCAGGCCACCTTGTCCTTCAAGACGCATTCGGGGGGGCGAGCCTCGCCCGCCTTCAGGTCGGCGGCGAAGCGGTACAGCGTCGAGCAGTACGGGCAGATGATCTCGTTGTCGTTGCCGAGGTCCAGGAACACGTGCGGATGATCGAACGGAGGATTGGCGCCGACGCACATGAACTCTTGCGAGCCGATCTCGATGACGGGAACACCGGCATCGTTATGGAAGTGCGGGACGACATGGTCGGACATCGTAGTTCATCCTGGAGTGGCAATGGCAGCAGACACAATCAGCAGTGACGCAGCATAATTTCGACGCCGCGGACCATACTGATGGGTGCTTGTGATTGCTAGCCCGCCGGAACCGAAAGGTTCGCAATTGCCCCATGCTCATTTGCTCATGCAAATTCGACACAATCTTGTCGCCTCAGAGAAGCCCTTCTTTCGTCGGGGACGTTGTGTCGCAATTTTGGCATACTATGTCTGTGGACACGCGCAATTGCGACGAAAGACGTACCATCGGACGCAAATGGTCCGGCGCAAATATCCTCTGGATGTCCAGGCTTTCAGCATGAAGTGGCTGCGAATCGGCTCAGCATTGGCAGGAATTGCTGCATGCAGCCTCGTGCTCGCGCAGGTAGCACCGCATGCTCGGCAGGCCGGCGCTGTTCTCGCCGCCCAGGACGATCCGGCGGCGCTGTCCGAGCTCAAGCTCGATGCGGCCCTCGCGAAGAACGATCACCTGGTTCAGGACAATATCGAGGCGGCGCTTAGCGCCGGCGATGCCGATCTCGCCGACAGCTTTGTCGCGCTCGCGCGTGACCGCAACATCGCGCTGCCTGACGATCTGCCGAGCCGCGTCAGCGATGCCGTCAAGTCAGAAACCTCCACCTCGCATTTTGCCAAGCGCTTTGCCACCGGGCTCGTCACCGGCAATGCCGATGATGTCGCGAGCCTGTCGGGGACCGTGGCCGGCGATCTTTTCGTGATTGGCGACATCAGGGACGTCGTGCGCGAGGGCAAGCATCTTGCGATGGGCGAGGACACCGATCGCCTGGTGCTCGGCCTTGCCACTGCAGGCCTCGCGGTGACGGCCGTCACCTATGCGTCGGCCGGCGGCGCGACGCCGGTGCGCGCCGGGCTGTCGCTGGTGAAAGATGCGCGCAAGGTCGGACGGCTCGGCGAGGGTCTCGCCGCATGGGCCGGCCGCTCGGCACGCGAAGTGGTCGACACGCCGATGCTCCAGAACGCGGTCACCAAGGGATCGGTGTTCCGCCCGGGTGAGACCGTGAGCGCGATCAAGGCCGCGTTCCGCGTCGAGAAGGCCGGTGCGCTGGTCCGGCTCGGCAAGGACGTCACGCGCGTCGCCGAGAAGACCGGCACGCGCGGCGCCATGGATAGCTTGCGGATTGCCGAGGGCCCGAAGGACGTCGCGCGCGCGGCGCGGCTGGCGGAAGCGCAGGGCGGCAAGACTCGCGCGATCATGAAGCTGCTCGGCCGCGGCGCGCTGCTGCTCGTCGGCGGCGCGTTCGATCTCACGCTGTGGCTCCTCGGTGCGGCGCTGACGCTGTTCGGCCTGTTGTCCTCGATCAAGGCGACCACCGAACGCCTGACGCAAGCGTGGTGCGATCGCAGACGGGCCCGGCGCCTTCGCCGGGCGCAGCTGGCTGCCGAAGCCGCACTGGCAAACACGGCCGCCACGGCCTAAAGCGCTGCGCGCTTTAGGTTATTGTTTGAGCATGATCTTGCCGGAAAACCGCTGCACACTTTTCCGGATCATGCTCTAAGATCAACCTTTCCCTCAAATCTGCGGAACTGCTGATGCCGAGCTTTCACAACGGCGCCGTTGAAATGGCCTATCTCGACGAAGGCGAGGGTGATCCGATCATCCTGGTGCACGGCTTTGCCTCGAGCAAGAACGTGAACTGGGTCTATCCGACTTGGGTCTCGGAGCTGCGCAAGAACGGCCGCCGCGTCATCGCGCTGGACAATCGCGGCCATGGCGAAAGCGCAAAGCTCTACGAGCCCGCGCAATACTCGATCCCCACGATGGCGGGCGACGTGCTCGCGCTGATGGATCATCTCGCCATCCCGCAGGCCGACATCATGGGCTATTCGATGGGCGGACGGATGACGGCCTGGCTCGGGCTGAACGAGCCGCAGCGCCTGCGTTCGGCGATTCTCGGCGGCATCGGCATCGGCGGCCTGATCGAGGGCACCGGGCCCGGCGAAAACGTCGCCAGGGCGCTGGAGGCGCCCTCGCTCGACGACGTCACCGATCCCGTCGGCCGCACGTTTCGTGCGTTTGCAGACCAAACCCGCTCCGACCG
Coding sequences within it:
- a CDS encoding TetR/AcrR family transcriptional regulator: MSRSGDTTREQIVVAATRLFYGEGIRAVSMDAVAEKAGVTKKTLYYHFTSKDELVAETIAARDQPTLELYMRWFAETEGTVADKVRGLFTKLGRSVATPRWRGCGFLRTIAELANTPAHPAVKAGAVHKKRFEAWLAAELHGHGIAGAAALARQIMILLDGATTVMLIHRDLDYVETAGRLALDLVKQARHAS
- a CDS encoding alpha/beta fold hydrolase, with translation MPSFHNGAVEMAYLDEGEGDPIILVHGFASSKNVNWVYPTWVSELRKNGRRVIALDNRGHGESAKLYEPAQYSIPTMAGDVLALMDHLAIPQADIMGYSMGGRMTAWLGLNEPQRLRSAILGGIGIGGLIEGTGPGENVARALEAPSLDDVTDPVGRTFRAFADQTRSDRVALAACLRGTRDLMTREEAARIEVPVLIAVGSTDDVAGSASALGEIIPGSEVLDIPGRDHMRAVGDKVYKTGVLDFLSRRA
- a CDS encoding crotonase/enoyl-CoA hydratase family protein; translation: MSDLILSETRGAVALLTFNRPNKLNALSYALIDQLMAMLDRIEDDASVRAVVLTGAGERAFSAGADIAEFSESVRCGPDEAVKAFVRRGQAMTARMEAFPKPIIAAVNGIAFGGGCEITEAVHLAVASERASFAKPEIAIGITPTFGGTQRLPRLAGRKRALDYLLTGDSFSPQRAYEMGLVNRVVPHEQLLETAFALAHRIARHSRLAVARVITAATRGLNVSISEGLAIEREQFARMAATQDTREALDAWLAARASR
- a CDS encoding multidrug effflux MFS transporter, which encodes MSDVNADSWVSSGHRPMGFPEFVIVIASIMALNPLAMDMMLPALPNIGAAFDIPVANHLQLVLSTFLIGFGAGQFIMGPLSDRFGRRPVLLGGMAVYAVASVLAVAAPSFETLLLARALQGLGTSATRVIATSIVRDCYAGRRMASVMSLAMMIFIAVPVIAPSFGQAVLLVTHWRGIFVVLMLYGIIALAWSVWRLPETLPETERRSLAPADVLAAFRQTVTNRQTIGYATAAGSVMGALFAFVFSAQQVFTGIYHLGHYFPLAFAAIAAGTAVAGFLNSRLVGRLGMRVISHGALSLYAAVAGVMLLTEILGVLPLSLFMLLSALMMFSFGMMVANFTALAMEPQGHIAGTASSLYGSITTLIGIVVGTAIGQSFDGTLLPFSVGFFLSTLAALAIVLVVEKGRLFKPHHRPIV
- a CDS encoding glycosyltransferase family 39 protein, giving the protein MAERSDRTPSRWRRPLLRWLDGVEAGWAVPLLIACFVAVWTLYLVIAYAGGGLHPDTLEAWTLGRNFAWGYHKHPPLMGWIAASWTSVFPLNDWSLQAMAMVNAGLALFFVDLVTRQFVTGHKRVLVLLLLMLTPAYQFHAQRFNANSVLLATWPLATWCFLRAFETRSVLWAIAVGCTTALAMVGKYYSVFLVASFAFAALAHPARRAYFTSASPWISVVTGLAVLSPHMSWLATTGASTFTYALAHANGNTFSSLGEVKNFLLGLVAAISVAALIWVLIAGRRLKQFPADFVAMSLGLRLLFYVAIGTIALPVLTSLAMGTDLPSLWALQGLFLFVVLVVCGTSYSIERFYTVNAAVVVAGVALVAVLIVAPIHAVYRNSHGYEEGRNFYVQAAGELTRQWRELTGEPLGAVSGDDSLAFATAFYSPDHPDYARPFEHQYNWGLPRRTTLDRGWAALCFDGQDSCGRWMEFVSSRAGNYVRREFTVQASLWGRQGLTRNVVVLMVPPRANGGTSPESAADDFSASKRSPQ
- a CDS encoding ABC transporter substrate-binding protein — its product is MLSLMRRGRRAFASTLALSVVALATAMASPVFAAGKTITAVMHSDLRIIDPIFTTAYIARDHGYMVYDTLIATDANFKIQPQMADWKISDDKLTYTFTLRDGLKWHDGAPVTAEDCVASLKRWAAVDGMGQKLMDFTASIEATDAKTITLKLKEPYGLVLESIGKPSSRVAFMMPKRLAETPPDKQIPEQIGSGPFKFVQGEFQPGVKAVYEKNPDYVPRKEPPSWTAGGKVVKVDRVEWITMPDAQTAVNALQSGDIDFMEVPPWDILPMLESNSDIKVETLNKFGYQTVGRMNFLYPPFDNPKIRRAALLAMNQKDVLDALVGNPKYYKICGAFFICDTPFATDVGSESLVKGNGMAEAKKLLAEAGYDGTPVVVMVPGDVVTLKAQPTVAVQLLREAGFKVDAQATDWQTVVSRRASQKPPKEGGWNMFFTNWVSADVSNPITNLSIGGQGKKGGWFGWAEDLKIEQLKDQFVRAASLDDQKKIATEIQKEAYDQVIYIPLGQYLAPSAWRKSLSGVLDGPATPIFWNIDKSE
- a CDS encoding zinc-finger domain-containing protein, which codes for MSDHVVPHFHNDAGVPVIEIGSQEFMCVGANPPFDHPHVFLDLGNDNEIICPYCSTLYRFAADLKAGEARPPECVLKDKVA
- a CDS encoding twin-arginine translocation pathway signal; translated protein: MPASLSLSLRPWCAVATLLTAGFALSGCAGMSETIAPAFADPAKYELYDCKQLEAERKSLAARTAQLQQLMDKAETGAGGAVVSELAYRNDYVAVRGSAQLAEDAWRSNRCHETPPDATPAATTPQRPVIKPAPKR
- a CDS encoding FAD-dependent monooxygenase yields the protein MALPRTIVIAGAGIGGLTAALALAQRGFRIVVLEKAERLEEVGAGLQLSPNASRVLVDLGLAERLKLRAVVPEAVSIMSARAGGELVRMPLGEAASARAGAPYWVVHRADLQTALSGAVADHPDIDLKLGATFEDVAPHARGLTVVHRSGTIRRSDLASALIGADGIWSTVRQHLFPDVQPRFSGLIAWRGTLDATQLPKDLTARRVQLWMGPNAHLVAYPIAGGRQLNVVAVLPGTWNRPGWSTPGDPLEVMEAFAAPRWPPIARMMLATVDSWRKWALFGVPDGCPWSKGPVALLGDAVHAMLPFAAQGAGMAIEDAAVLARHLSLEAAEDTASIAAALKQYGLMRQVRVRKVQGTARQQGRIYHLGGAFAIARDLAIRALGPDRMLARQDWIYGWRP